Below is a genomic region from Rhodococcus sp. WMMA185.
AAAATTGTTCGTGGCGATGATGGACGCCCCGATCGACCCGCGACAATACGTGGACACAATCGTCGATGGTCCCGTTGACCGGCTCGCCGAGCGGATATTGCGCACGGCACTGGAAGTTTGGGATTCCCCTGCAGGCCCGGCGGCAATGGCACTGGTGCGCAGTTCGATCGCACATGAGCGCAGCGCCAGGCTGCTACGAGAGTTCCTGCTCGAGCGGGCGATGCGACCGATCGTGGAGTCCGTCGAGACCGACCCCGAGATGGCCCAATGGCGCGCGAACCTGGTGGGCGCCCAGCTGATCGGGTTGGTCACGATGCGGTACCTGCTCGCCCTCGAACCACTGGCCTCGGCCACGCCCGAACGGGTCGTCGAACTTGTAGCCCCCAATCTGCAGCGGTACCTCACTGGCGAACTACGCACTGAAGCCCGCACACTCAATACATGATTTTCTGAATTCAGATTTCCATGTACTATCTGGGTTATGGAAACGACTGTCCATCGCGATGCGCTCACACGCTTCGGCTACGCCTTGTCCGACACGACGCGGACCCAGATCCTGATGAGCCTTCGCTCGGCACCGGGATATCCGTCCGAGCTTGCCGAACAGATCGGAGTCTCGCGGCAGATCCTGTCGAATCATTTGGCGTGTCTGCGCGGATGCGGGCTGGTCGTCTCGGTGAGGGAAGGACGTCACACCCGGTACGAACTCGCCGATCCCCGTATCGGCCGAGCGCTCGACGATTTGATCGGCCTGGTGCTGGCGGTTGATCCGTCCTGCTGCCCATCTGCCGACACCGACGAGTGCTGTTGATGGCCACCGACTCGGTCGGCCTGCACTCAGTGCAGCTCGTCTCCACCGAGCGGCGACGGGTGCTGTCACGGCGAATCCGCTGGTTCGTTGGAGCGACGATCAGCTACAACGTGCTCGAGGCCTGCATCGCGCTCACGGAGGGAGCGCGGGTCTCTTCTACCGCACTGATCGGCTTCGGCCTCGATTCGGTGATCGAGGTGTCCTCTGCCGCGGCTGTGGCATGGCAGTTCGCCGGCAAGGATCCCCGAGCCCGCGAGAGAACCGCCCTGCGAATCATTGCGTGGTCGTTCTTCGCCCTGGCCTTCTACGTCACCGTTGAAGCGGTTCGCTCACTGCTCGGTGCCGACGAGGCTCGGCACTCGACCATCGGCATCGCCTTGGCTGCCGCCAGCCTCGCGATCATGCCCGTGCTCTCGTGGGCGCAACGCCGAGCCGGACGCGAACTAGGTTCGCTGTCCGCGGTAGCCGATTCGAAGCAGACGCTGTTGTGCACCTACCTGTCCGCGGTCCTGCTGGCCGGGCTGCTGCTCAACAGCCTGTTGAGCTGGTCCTGGGCAGACCCTATTGCCGCTCTCATCATCGCTGTGATCGCCGTAAGAGAAGGCGTCAACGCTTGGAAGGGCGACACCTGCTGCTCTCGTCCGGTCACCACCAATGAACCTCACGCCGATCACAACTGCGCCTAAGACCCACGTCAGACGCACAACTGACCCACCCTTCCTCCGCATGGTTACAGTCGGGGGTGTCTCGGACGGCGTTCGGTGAACGCGAACGTTCGAGACGAACGTTTGCGCAGCGTAAAGGGCAAGTCATGAGCAAGGTCGTGGTACTGGGTACAGGTGGGACCATCGCGTCCCGAAACAACCCGGAAGGGCATGCCGTCGCATCCGACCACGTGTCTGCACTGCTCGACTCGGTGTGTGCAACCGCGCCGTTCGAAGTCGAGATCGAGAGTCGCGACCTCCTGATGGTGGGAAGCTACCTGCTGACACCCGCCGATCAACTCGGCATCGTCCGCGCGATCCAGGCCGTCTTCTGCGATCCGTCCGTATCCGGTGTCGTCGTCACCCACGGCACGGACACGATGGAGGAAACCGCCTATCTCAGCGATCTGCACCATGCCGATCCGCGACCGGTGATATTCACCGGCGCCCAGAACACCGCTGGCAAACCGTCGTCCGACGGACCGCGCAACCTGAGGGATGCGATCGCCGTCGCTGCCGACCGTCGTTCCCATGACCTCGGCACAACCATCGTGTTCGACGGCCTCCTCTACGCTGCTGCCGCCACCCGGAAGAGACATACCACCGCACTGGATGCGTTCGACAACGGCGCCACCGGCCCTCTAGGCCGAGTCGACACAGGAGTTCTCAGCCTTCTCGCCAAACCGGTTCGCCCACAATCACTTCCGGTACCGGAAGAGCTCCCCCGGGTCGACATCGTCGCCGTCTATCCGGGCGCCGACCGAACCCTCCTCGATGCCGCCGTCGATGCGGGATCCAGGGGAATCGTGTTGGAGGCGACCGGGATCGGCAACGCGAACATGTCGTTCGTCGACGCCGCCCGAGACTGCATCATTGCTGGTATCCCGGTGATAGTCGCGACTCGCGTCGCAAACGGCGACATCATGCCCCGCTACGGAAACGGAGGTGGGGCCGACCTGGCCGAAGTCGGCGCCCTACCGGCCGGTCTTCTCAGGCCCTCACAGGCACGGGTCCTGCTCGCCGCGGCCCTCGCCGCGTCATCCCCCTCTGAGGTCGCCGACATCATCCGCACGCACACCCACCTCACCGTCGTGCCGTACACCTCGGTGAATCAGACCGGCAAGTAGGAGCGACCTCATGTTCAACTCGTACGAGAATCTGCAGAACAGGGTGGCAATCGTGACCGGCGCGGCGAGCGGCATAGGCCGCGAAACCGCGGTCGCATTGGCCGAAGTGGGCGTGAGCGTGGTCATCGGCACCTTCCCGGGCGATCCTCATGATCCGAAGGAAACGCTGCGCAGCGTCGAGGACGTCGGCGGCACGGGCGTGATCCATGAGGTCGACGTGCGTTCGACCAGGGAGGTCGAAGCGTTCGCCGAACGCGCACTGACCGAATGGGGGCGACTCGACTTCGCCGTCGCGAACGCCGGTATTCTCCGGAAGAACGCGATCGGCGAACTCGACGACAACGCCTGGTCCGAGATGCTCGAGGTTGACCTCAGCGGCGTCATGCGAACCCTGCGCGCCGCCTCCAACCGGATTGACGGGCCAGGCTCACTGGTCTCGATGTCCTCGATTGTGGGCGGGGTCTACGGGTGGGGCGATCACGCCCACTATTCGGCCGCCAAGGCCGGTGTGCTCGGACTCAGCCGGGCACTCGCGCTCGAGCTCGCCCCGCGCGGAATACGCTCCAATGCAATAATTCCCGGAATAATCGAGACTCCTCAGTCGATTGATCCGGTCAATTCGCTCGGCCCCGACGGTTTGGCAGCGGCAGGCAAGAACATTCCGTGGGGACGAGTCGGAACGCCCACCGAGATCGCGACCGTCATCCGGTTCCTCGTCAGTGACGAATCACGTTATTTCACAGGGCAATCGCTCGTCGTCGATGGTGGTCTCACCGTCAAGATGCAGGACTAGGAGAACGCGGATGGGGATCCTGGACGGCCGACGGGCACTCGTCACAGGTGGGGCCAGCGGTATCGGCCGCGCAATTGTCGAGTCGTATGTCGCCGAGGGTGCGACAGTCGTAATCGCCGACCG
It encodes:
- a CDS encoding ArsR/SmtB family transcription factor, producing METTVHRDALTRFGYALSDTTRTQILMSLRSAPGYPSELAEQIGVSRQILSNHLACLRGCGLVVSVREGRHTRYELADPRIGRALDDLIGLVLAVDPSCCPSADTDECC
- a CDS encoding SDR family NAD(P)-dependent oxidoreductase; its protein translation is MFNSYENLQNRVAIVTGAASGIGRETAVALAEVGVSVVIGTFPGDPHDPKETLRSVEDVGGTGVIHEVDVRSTREVEAFAERALTEWGRLDFAVANAGILRKNAIGELDDNAWSEMLEVDLSGVMRTLRAASNRIDGPGSLVSMSSIVGGVYGWGDHAHYSAAKAGVLGLSRALALELAPRGIRSNAIIPGIIETPQSIDPVNSLGPDGLAAAGKNIPWGRVGTPTEIATVIRFLVSDESRYFTGQSLVVDGGLTVKMQD
- a CDS encoding asparaginase; protein product: MSKVVVLGTGGTIASRNNPEGHAVASDHVSALLDSVCATAPFEVEIESRDLLMVGSYLLTPADQLGIVRAIQAVFCDPSVSGVVVTHGTDTMEETAYLSDLHHADPRPVIFTGAQNTAGKPSSDGPRNLRDAIAVAADRRSHDLGTTIVFDGLLYAAAATRKRHTTALDAFDNGATGPLGRVDTGVLSLLAKPVRPQSLPVPEELPRVDIVAVYPGADRTLLDAAVDAGSRGIVLEATGIGNANMSFVDAARDCIIAGIPVIVATRVANGDIMPRYGNGGGADLAEVGALPAGLLRPSQARVLLAAALAASSPSEVADIIRTHTHLTVVPYTSVNQTGK
- a CDS encoding cation transporter yields the protein MATDSVGLHSVQLVSTERRRVLSRRIRWFVGATISYNVLEACIALTEGARVSSTALIGFGLDSVIEVSSAAAVAWQFAGKDPRARERTALRIIAWSFFALAFYVTVEAVRSLLGADEARHSTIGIALAAASLAIMPVLSWAQRRAGRELGSLSAVADSKQTLLCTYLSAVLLAGLLLNSLLSWSWADPIAALIIAVIAVREGVNAWKGDTCCSRPVTTNEPHADHNCA
- a CDS encoding TetR/AcrR family transcriptional regulator, yielding MAAGRRSGRRPGKQDTRDQILSAARLAFAQHGYGGTTVRSVAASAGVDAALVYHYFGTKEKLFVAMMDAPIDPRQYVDTIVDGPVDRLAERILRTALEVWDSPAGPAAMALVRSSIAHERSARLLREFLLERAMRPIVESVETDPEMAQWRANLVGAQLIGLVTMRYLLALEPLASATPERVVELVAPNLQRYLTGELRTEARTLNT